The genomic window GCATGCGGGAAAGAAATAACGCTTCCGGATGAAGAAAGGCTTATCGCGTACCTGCCTGATGTGGAAATTGTAAGAGATGAACTGGAAGAAGCATTAAGAAGTAAAGAGCGGGGCAGCATGATGCTTACCGACAGGAGGGTGATTTTCAATACAGGGTCCGTGTCGGAAGTACTCCATTCAAGCACGGCCAGTGTTACCACGGAAGGATCCGCCAGGCTTCAGATGTTCTGCTCGTCTTCCAATACGCTTTACCAGCTGAAGATCGATTCGGGCAGTGTACCGCTGTGGCAGGATCTTATCGTGGCAGCTGTGAGTGAAGCCACCGGCAGAATGCCCGTAAGGAGCTGATGTGATGGATTACGGAAAAGAGATAGCCGGAACAGGATTCATTGATATAGCAGCCAGGCTGAAGAACCGCGTCATGACGCGCGTTCAGTACCGGATGCTGGACCTGTTCGAGAGTATTGAGGGAAAGTATCCCTGGGACAGGCTGTTCACGAAAGCGGCAAGATCAATACTGGGGTCGCATCTCTATTCGCTGAAGCTCGAGCTGAACAACACATGCAATCTCAAATGCAGAATGTGCTACGTCAGACATGGTGAAGAGATCCTTCCGATGAGCCTTCTCTCCTCCTTATTCAGGCAGCTCCGGGGGTGCGGGGTCAGGATAGAGCTTCTGGGCGGTGAGCCCCTTCTGAGGGATGATATTACTGAAATAATCCGTGCCGCCAAGGAAACCGCGCTGGCGCCGATGGTAACCCTTTATACCAGCGGTATAAATGCCGGACCTGAACTGAGCGGAGACATGGCCGCGGCAGGCCTGGACGGCGCGCTTGTAACGGTGGTCTCGTGCAGACCCGAGGTGCATGATTCATTCTGCGGGGTTCCCGGAACCTGGAAAAAGATGACGGAAGGCATTCGGAATCTGACTGCAGCAGGTATCAAAGTGTATACATTCACCGCTGTTCACCGAGAGAATTATCCTGAATACAGGGAGATCGACAGTTTTTCAAGGGACATGCCGGGAGTTACTCCGATTTTCTACCAGTACATTCCACAGACCATTGATGATCCCCTTGAACTCAGGCCCGGAGAGTGGGACGAAGTAAAGCAGTGGGCGATAGAGAACACCAGCAGTGCGCATATGGATTTCGTGAGGCGGTTCTATATGCTTTCCGGCAGTGCATGCTCCGGAGGCAATTTCGTATTGACAGTAAAGGCGGACGGCTCCGTTCAGCCCTGCCCGTTTGTTTCAGATGTACCGCTCGGAAGCGTATACGAACAGGATATCTGGACCATCTTCAGGAATCGTTACAGGGGCACCAGGCTCAGGGAGTTCAAGGAGCTTCCGGACGAATGCGGGGAATGCACCTACAGATCGGTATGCGCCGGAGGCTGCCGTGCTGCCTGCGGCACGCTGTTCGGCAGCTACAGCAGAAAGGATCAGCGCTGCATGGGGCCATATAGGGATTCGCTCGACCACCGCTGCATACTGAGCAGAGCGCCCACATTCTTCTAAATTGTCCAGGGTCA from Candidatus Aegiribacteria sp. includes these protein-coding regions:
- a CDS encoding radical SAM protein; protein product: MDYGKEIAGTGFIDIAARLKNRVMTRVQYRMLDLFESIEGKYPWDRLFTKAARSILGSHLYSLKLELNNTCNLKCRMCYVRHGEEILPMSLLSSLFRQLRGCGVRIELLGGEPLLRDDITEIIRAAKETALAPMVTLYTSGINAGPELSGDMAAAGLDGALVTVVSCRPEVHDSFCGVPGTWKKMTEGIRNLTAAGIKVYTFTAVHRENYPEYREIDSFSRDMPGVTPIFYQYIPQTIDDPLELRPGEWDEVKQWAIENTSSAHMDFVRRFYMLSGSACSGGNFVLTVKADGSVQPCPFVSDVPLGSVYEQDIWTIFRNRYRGTRLREFKELPDECGECTYRSVCAGGCRAACGTLFGSYSRKDQRCMGPYRDSLDHRCILSRAPTFF